A single region of the Theileria annulata chromosome 4, complete sequence, *** SEQUENCING IN PROGRESS *** genome encodes:
- a CDS encoding uncharacterized protein (Tap349h10.p1c.C.cand.25 - score = 9.84;~SMART 1 transmembrane domain at aa 24-41;~1 probable transmembrane helix predicted for TA08780 by TMHMM2.0 at aa 24-41) has translation MTENVTQKNEKYIKLTQDDKKNTMIALIGLGIMYICIYTIIRRIRIYKEKKSVEEALRQYDLDKKRYIETGITR, from the exons ATGACTGAAAATGTAACACAAAagaatgaaaaatatataaagcTAACACaagatgataaaaaaaatacaatGATCGCATTAATCGGTTTGGGTATTATGTACATATGCATATACACAATAATCCGAAGAAT aagAATATATAAGGAGAAGAAATCTGTGGAAGAAGCATTGAGACAATATGATCTCGATAAAAAACGATATATAGAAACGGGAATTACgagataa
- a CDS encoding uncharacterized protein (Tap349h10.p1c.cand.205 - score = 120.63) — MEKFTVMFHPCENIDNYLKNTYSFSPYYTHHFFNNDLNTSAIQWVRYDVYYIVDTYELFIKVSGQLYMSKEDSDIRKSLYTVYNSIYSKIPEYTLILDEPTFKHLLYIRSVGTQKFIPPGRIIAEIPLDNSLIFQLRYCVFQEESNTPNNLTNVSANQKSYYKRLSSEDSYIPEMTDKSIYFKNTLDKDYFDSDLYDECYINISHKGNFDNCLIYDIIKFINKSSSDKHKNTRKSTYDRLDFSVQENFNILHRRLEWFYHWFIEGASNIKPDSRWSVFIPLIILTYDSYDHEYKTTTNTISNLLTSNEEFEKCILNRSNDLNSQSIRLKIVQQPIGTISDMVHFKNKRTHLSKKLKQTASQYNVSIIGMVTAYYFFTLNHDRLRISQFMIFPNYWGKGFGLWVLEFIYRMAIMDSNVREITVEDPTSAFLILRYVVALKICFESKLIDPKILYGNNKSGFGILKLFSKESTIPSKDKISSVCKESKACSSKLVEILQLASILPYPISSQKIVNQYTNKRQKINDIDVKLSLFIQSDTYMDYCDKLKNKIKFEEIKGNGNTKNIKKLSPDKYLNSVCL, encoded by the exons ATGGAGAAGTTCACTGTGATGTTTCACCCATGTGAAAACATCGACAATTACTTGAAAAACACATACTCATTCTCTCCATACTACACTCatcatttttttaataatgatttaaat aCCTCTGCAATCCAATGGGTTAGATACGATGTGTACTATATTGTCGACACATACGAGTTGTTTATAAAGGTATCGGGACAGTTGTATATGTCAAAGGAAGATTCTGATATCAGGAAGTCACTGTATACTGTATATAACTCGATTTATTCAAAAATTCCAGAATATACATTGATATTAGATGAACCGACATTTAAGCATTTGTTATATATCCGTTCTGTTGGAACTCAGAAATTCATCCCTCCAGGGCGTATTATTGCCGAGATTCCTCTAGATAATTCACTTATTTTTCAACTAAGATATTGTGTGTTTCAAGAAGAATCTAACACACCAAATAATTTGACTAATGTATCAGCGAATCAAAAAAGTTATTATAAGCGTCTATCAAGCGAAGATTCTTATATTCCAGAAATGACAGATAAGtcaatatattttaaaaataccCTGGATAAAGATTATTTCGACAGCGATTTGTACGACGAATGTTATATTAATATCTCACACAAAGGGAATTTTGACAACTGTTTGATCTatgatataattaaattcattaataagTCAAGCTCAGataaacataaaaataCTAGAAAATCAACCTATGATCGTTTAGACTTTTCAGTCcaagaaaattttaacatacTTCATCGAAGATTAGAGTGGTTTTATCATTGGTTTATAGAAGGTGcttctaatattaaacCCGATTCCAGGTGGTCGGTTTTCATTcctttaataatattaacataCGACTCTTATGATCATGAGTACAAGACTACAACTAACACtatatcaaatttactAACATCTAACGAGGAGTTCGAGAAATGCATTTTAAATAGatcaaatgatttaaattctcAAAGTATTAGGTTAAAAATAGTCCAACAGCCCATAGGGACGATATCGGATATGgtacattttaaaaacaagAGGACGcatttatcaaaaaaattaaagcAGACAGCTAGTCAATATAATGTATCAATAATTGGAATGGTTACAgcatattatttttttacattGAACCATGACAGACTCAGAATATCACAGTTTATGATATTCCCTAATTACTGGGGGAAAGGATTCGGTTTGTGGGTATTGGAGTTTATATACAGGATGGCGATAATGGATTCAAATGTGAGAGAAATAACTGTAGAGGATCCTACATCAGCATTTCTAATTTTGAGATATGTAGTTGCACTCAAGATATGTTTTGAGTCGAAACTAATTGACCCCAAAATATTGTATGGAAACAACAAAAGTGGTTTtggaatattaaaattattttccaaaGAATCAACGATTCCATCCAAAGATAAAATATCTTCAGTTTGTAAGGAAAGTAAGGCTTGTTCATCTAA GCTTGTTGAGATTCTACAACTAGCTTCAATTCTTCCTTATCCAATCTCTAGTCAAAAAATAGTCAATCAATATACTAACAAAAGGCAGAAAATAAACGATATAG ACGTTAAGCTTAGTCTCTTTATTCAGTCAGATACATACATGGATTACTGTgataaattgaaaaataaaataaaattcgAAGAAATAAAGGGGAATGGGAACAcaaagaatataaaaaagCTCTCGCCagataaatatttaaattcagtatgtctataa
- a CDS encoding bifunctional dihydrofolate reductase/thymidilate synthase, putative (Tap349h10.p1c.C.cand.26 - score = 52.02;~SMART pfam:DiHfolate_red (P00186) at aa 10-197, E()=2.00e-28; pfam:thymidilat_synt (PF00303) at aa 238-523, E()=3.60e-195): MSEDYSGLPFVKILVAITPENGIGIKNGLPWPHIKRDFLFMFRATTYVDPEFKEKHPGAENVIIIGRNTYDSLPESVFPLKNRINIVISRNLTEVPGGLVFSSIPSAIRHVTENLNYYKIFIMGIFNVVVLKYLGGSHVYREVLNAKIVDKMYVTRVNKNYECEVFFPKIPDDFVITGISKTFSSEDTSYDFVLYERKDLIEEMKEKKTFEQMLLTGEKFAVKEPLVKACPRLKVRYSQELQYLEILADILNNGYHKKNRTGVDCIAKFGYQMRFDLSQSFPLLTTKKVFLRGIIEELIWFIRGSTNGNELLKKNVRIWELNGARSFLDNLGFYDREEQDLGPVYGFQWRHFGAKYIDMHADYTDQGIDQLSLVIERIKNNPDNRRLIVCSWNVADLSKMALPPCHLLFQFFVADGTLSCMMHQRSCDMGLGVPFNIASYSLLTYMIAHICGLKPGEFVHNLGDAHIYNNHIDAIKEQISRVPYPFPTLKLNKEITRIEDFTIDDIKVENYRCHPLIKMEMAA; encoded by the exons ATGTCAGAAGATTATAGCGGATTACcttttgttaaaatattagtgGCTATTACTCCAGAAAATGGAATTGGTATCAAAAATGGATTACCGTGGCCACACATCAAGCGAGACTTTCTGTTTATGTTCAGAGCAACAACTTATGTTGACCCTgaatttaaagaaaaaCACCCTGGAGCtgaaaatgtaataatCATTGGTAGAAATACATATGATAGCCTTCCAGAATCAGTATTTCCTCTTAAAAACAGAATCAACATCGTTATCTCGAGAAATCt TACAGAGGTTCCTGGTGGATTGGTATTCTCATCAATTCCATCTGCTATTAGGCATGTAACAGAAAATCTAAACTactataaaatattcatcATGGGTATTTTCAATGTagttgttttaaaatatttaggaGGAAGCCATGTATATAGAGAAGTTCTAAATGCTAAAATTGTAGATAAAATGTACGTCACAAGAGTAAATAAGAACTATGAGTGTGAAGTGTTCTTTCCAAAAATACCTGATGACTTTGTAATAACAGGAATTAGTAAAACATTTTCTAGCGAGGATACAAGTTATGACTTTGTGCTATACGAGAGGAAGGATCTAATTGAGGAAATGAAAGAGAAAAAAACATTTGAACAGATGTTGTTGACAGGGGAGAAATTTGCAGTTAAGGAACCATTGGTTAAAGCATGCCCTAGATTGAAGGTTAGATACAGCCAAGAGCTCCAGTATCTTGAAATTCTAGCAGATATCTTAAATAACGGATATCATAAAAAGAATAGAACAg GAGTTGATTGCATTGCCAAATTCGGATACCAAATGAGGTTCGACCTGTCACAATCATTTCCATTATTAACAACAAAGAAAGTCTTCTTAAGAGG aaTCATTGAGGAACTTATTTGGTTCATCAGAGGCAGTACAAATGGTAACGAGTTATTAAAAAAGAACGTAAGAATATGGGAGTTAAATGGAGCGAGAAGTTTTCTAGATAACCTGGGATTCTATGATCGTGAAGAACAAGATTTAg GACCTGTTTACGGATTCCAATGGCGTCATTTTGGAGCCAAATACATCGATATGCACGCAGATTACAc TGATCAAGGAATAGACCAGTTATCATTGGTAATTGAAAGGATCAAGAATAACCCAGATAACAGAAGATTAATTGTATGTTCATGGAATGTGGCAG ACTTGTCAAAGATGGCATTACCGCCATGTCATCTattattccaattttttGTAGCTGATGGGACTTTGTCATGTATGATGCATCAGAGGTCATGTGATATGGGACTTGGAGTTCCATTTAACATAGCATCATACTCATTATTAACATACATGATCGCCCAc atttGCGGACTAAAACCGGGAGAATTTGTTCATAACCTTGGTGATGCTCACATATATAATAACCATATTGACGCAATAAAAGAACAAATCAGTAGAGTACCATATCCATTCCCAACACTTAAActaaataaagaaattacaAGAATTGAAGACTTTACAATTGATGACATTAAGGTGGAAAACTATAGGTGTCACCCGTTAATCAAGATGGAGATGGCTGCATAA
- a CDS encoding uncharacterized protein (Tap349h10.p1c.cand.205 - score = 120.63;~SMART 2 SANT (SM00717) domains at aa 1162-1210, E()=1.27e-06; 1492-1542, E()=7.94e-08) yields MNEQDSDPSNKDSSVTPYCSDVIYSELDDDESNFATTSSSFESTKTYNNDIINAENYPLYHSTSLNRQIDGINQFALNSSKILNLNNESLYNIKKQEFLNKSVSYEDNNEYSTTTPNNRLSDSSEYENKSYRNNLSLTRLSSNHLCTTPVTKKSNNSYSDHSSLSSIRFNSSSLISLPYGYNNNNFTKIRSYDINYPTQFRKKIKFGDVKNEIKTIRNNFVSNEFSSQYDITYDTESPSPIKSKYITNGKNGFKKSLYNLIVHNEYSSNPYKRRYQSVVNERRRLFPINETLSEVFEQISLPERLYKRQRRDKVKIEETGSEQKGSSTDEESCDETQLVKQDTQLQCYKLPSLHIEYMNYINQLSRSNLNIETDMINELKNILNYVITTRQHFFEAIYNQDYKSNFELYKLNIDHLKKINLSIQNILTTINNDLISLYYSKGLLKTDYSRSNETYNQYIDFSYGIKRLKRLFKNDLYNVLKYSSDENHEYSIADTDTFVLCTSPSITFYNGYKCIQGQCLTSNYLNENRVISECDSSSGCYIWNDNEIFDGPRMAKIGSWTSDNTLSYELMMQNRRKQLNSTISFIKDVCKVAIAEIRIPKPEWSEFTEYTCLNGYCCKNCCTCVKQTDQNLMYTSHVQHNPLEDKNINFSVETKLATVDLLKNVLGSCSCYCKCNSDHSHVMDRAINEVNTHENLSNESISWYEVETNNLNYDSVENKYTNENIVQERFILRIKLDSLPLSIKNKVPFTCKLDINYKNETGKYKNDTGQNNENGRRESDSMKGTVMTDELNFKTKQLNEFKFINDFTFWDAIEIIKKEQKQLNLNLKNNEKLLKSNKCFDALEIDTSNVPTESIELNTESFSFDGKRDSYVEIALYLPYVPSTILPWEFEWLNPMEILSLQESEDNSLQDSNKRISSEYNVVPSSIKNVFKFMNSWIVRRNDLISNERDLYEQFKVYWHEKINKFNKKQIDIFSWGVLPVRALDLPYEFIPLPAGYNRNDISYPYTNQGTTSPFNVQGYGIGDINFKKSKFSQLDHKGEPEINESIKMGSRQRSSQPARRKQTEELIVNKPSECDVGTRSNAYLVPFFSNLTGPSVKWTHSLMDSLKEPMENIHDFKSLPIYKAMKCPELSFYKLDNLIVYDRRNIVSNQQLAEDELNYRLSQVWTKSEVKIFTEKYLMHPKNFSKIAQFLENKKVSDCIDFYYRFKYRLKLKNKLHELRVRNKGKFDMTKNLRREACILDSLENMLEDCNSDFVKEFNSRNKLPYNSVSDYMLRSGCVDSTKEYDIQYTQHFDPTREVDEEYQHTLDNIAEGYFLPKKYLSMTTRKSVQFPAYDSSNDSSSETKKGCFVFDYKGGKDNKELDIESDLAKSMIVSINSESFFNNRYRGQKKVTLSNVDKILYPFNDQRYLNDPLSPNELAINSRYNENILQINGMKNGHHLNDIELHRKSTDQTPKYQGMVTRKKVLNNIKYAYDSPRTIRHTHKSKMKKKHAKWTLEEKERYKEAFRAYGKDWNKLYHAMAPYGKSMDQVKNFYHKNNFKRRF; encoded by the coding sequence atgaatGAACAAGATTCGGATCCTTCAAATAAAGACAGTTCTGTAACACCTTACTGCTCAGATGTAATATACAGTGAACTTGATGATGACGAATCTAATTTTGCTACAACCTCCTCATCATTTGAAAGTACAAaaacatataataatgatatcATAAATGCCGAAAATTATCCTCTATACCACTCAACCTCACTGAATCGACAAATTGATGGAATCAATCAATTTGCATTGAACTCatcaaaaattttaaatttaaataacgAGTCATTATATAACATAAAGAAACaagaatttttaaacaaatcTGTTAGTTATGaagataataatgaatattcTACAACCACTCCTAACAATAGATTATCTGATTCATCagaatatgaaaataaatcttacagaaataatttatcctTAACTAGATTATCGTCAAATCATCTGTGTACTACACCTGTTACCAAAAAGAGtaataattcatattcTGACCACTCCTCGCTATCCTCAATAAGGTTCAACTCATCATCCTTAATATCATTGCCTTAtggatataataataataacttTACAAAGATAAGATCATATGACATTAATTACCCTACACAGTTCAGGAAAAAGATAAAGTTTGGAGatgttaaaaatgaaattaagaCTATTAGGAACAATTTTGTATCAAATGAATTCAGTTCACAATATGACATTACATATGACACTGAATCACCATCACCGATCAAATCTAAATACATAACTAATGGCAAAAATGGATTTAAAAAGTCATTGTACAATTTGATTGTACACAATGAATATTCGTCAAATCCATACAAAAGAAGATACCAAAGTGTAGTCAATGAAAGAAGAAGGTTGTTTCCTATCAATGAGACCTTATCAGAAGTATTTGAACAAATTTCGTTACCTGAGCGTTTATATAAAAGACAAAGAAGAGATAAAGTTAAGATTGAAGAAACTGGATCAGAACAAAAGGGATCATCTACTGATGAAGAGTCATGTGATGAAACTCAACTTGTAAAACAGGATACTCAACTACAATGTTACAAACTACCATCATTACACATTGAATACatgaattatattaatCAGCTTAGCAGATCGAATTTGAATATAGAAACGGATATGATAAATGAATTGAAGAATATATTGAATTATGTAATAACAACAAGGCAACACTTTTTTGAGGCAATTTATAATCAAGATTACAAATCTAATTttgaattatataaattaaatattgatCATTTAAAGaagattaatttatcaatacAGAATATACTAACaactataaataatgatttgatatcattatattattcaaagGGTTTGCTAAAAACTGATTATTCAAGATCAAATGAAACATATAATCAATATATTGACTTCAGTTACGGAATAAAGCGGTTGAAAAGactatttaaaaatgatttataCAACGTTCTTAAGTATTCAAGTGATGAAAATCATGAATATTCTATTGCAGATACGGATACATTTGTACTTTGCACAAGCCCATCAATAACATTCTATAATGGATACAAATGCATTCAAGGTCAATGCCTAACATCCAATTATTTGAATGAAAATAGAGTTATCTCAGAATGTGATTCATCATCAGGATGTTATATATGGAatgataatgaaatttttgATGGACCAAGGATGGCTAAAATAGGATCATGGACAAGTGATAATACCCTTTCATATGAACTAATGATGCAAAATAGAAGAAAACAATTAAACTCAACAATCTCATTCATAAAAGATGTGTGCAAAGTAGCGATAGCGGAAATCAGAATCCCAAAGCCTGAGTGGAGTGAATTCACAGAATATACATGCCTAAACGGATATTGCTGCAAAAACTGCTGTACATGCGTTAAACAAACTGACCAAAATCTAATGTACACAAGTCATGTACAACATAACCCACTGGAAGataagaatataaatttctCAGTAGAAACCAAATTGGCGACCGTGGACCTGCTAAAAAATGTGCTCGGAAGCTGTTCATGTTACTGTAAATGTAACAGTGACCATTCCCACGTAATGGATAGAGCAATTAATGAAGTCAATACACATGAGAACTTGAGTAACGAGTCGATATCATGGTATGAAGTTGAGAcaaacaatttaaattatgattCCGTAGAAAACAAGTACACCAATGAAAACATTGTCCAGGAAAGATTTATCCTGAGAATTAAGCTGGATTCATTGCCACTAAgcattaaaaataaagtgCCATTTACATGTAAACTTGATatcaattataaaaatgaaactggtaaatataaaaatgatactggtcaaaataatgaaaatggAAGACGTGAAAGTGATTCAATGAAGGGAACAGTGATGACTGATGAACTCAATTTTAAGACTAAACAACTTAAtgaatttaagtttataaATGATTTCACATTCTGGGACGcaattgaaataataaaaaaagaaCAGAAACAATTGaacttaaatttaaagaacAATGAAAAGTTGTTAAAGTCAAATAAATGTTTTGACGCTCTAGAGATAGATACATCAAATGTTCCTACTGAGTCGATAGAATTGAACACTgaatcattttcatttgaCGGAAAGCGTGATTCCTACGTAGAGATAGCATTATACTTGCCGTATGTACCATCGACAATATTACCGTGGGAATTCGAGTGGCTTAATCCAATGGAGATATTATCTTTACAAGAATCCGAAGATAACTCACTTCAAGATTCTAATAAGAGGATATCTAGTGAATATAATGTAGTGCCAAGTTCAATAAAGAATGTTTTTAAGTTTATGAATTCGTGGATCGTGAGGAGAAATGATCTGATCTCAAATGAACGAGATTTGTATGAACAATTTAAAGTTTACTGGCATGAAAAGATTAAtaagtttaataaaaaacaaatcGACATCTTTTCATGGGGAGTCTTGCCAGTTAGAGCTCTAGATTTGCCATATGAATTTATCCCATTACCTGCTGGATATAACCGTAATGACATAAGCTATCCATACACGAACCAGGGAACAACATCACCATTTAATGTACAAGGATATGGAATTGgtgatataaattttaaaaagtCAAAATTCAGCCAGTTAGATCATAAAGGAGAACCTGAAATAAATGAATCAATTAAAATGGGATCAAGACAAAGATCGTCACAACCAGCAAGAAGGAAACAGACAGAAGAATTAATCGTTAATAAGCCATCAGAATGTGATGTTGGAACAAGGTCAAATGCATACCTAGTACCATTCTTTAGTAATTTGACAGGACCTAGTGTAAAATGGACGCACTCATTGATGGACTCGTTGAAAGAACCGATGGAAAATATACATGATTTCAAGTCACTTCCAATATACAAAGCGATGAAGTGTCCAGAATTGAGTTTTTACAAGTTAGATAATCTTATTGTATATGATAGAAGGAATATAGTATCAAACCAACAATTAGCTGAGGATGAGCTTAACTATAGACTATCACAAGTGTGGACAAAGTCTGAAGTTAAGATATTCACAGAAAAATACCTAATGCACCCTAAgaatttttctaaaatcGCTCAATTCCTAGAAAACAAAAAGGTTTCAGACTGCATTGACTTTTATTACAGATTCAAGTACAGATTGAAGCTGAAGAACAAGTTACATGAGTTGAGAGTAAGAAACAAAGGGAAGTTTGACATGACAAAAAACCTAAGAAGAGAAGCCTGTATACTTGATTCACTTGAAAATATGCTAGAAGACTGTAATAGTGACTTTGTAAAGGAGTTTAATAGTAGAAATAAGTTACCCTACAACTCAGTATCAGATTATATGTTAAGGTCAGGATGTGTAGACTCAACAAAAGAGTATGATATCCAGTATACACAACATTTTGATCCTACAAGAGAAGTGGATGAGGAATATCAACACACACTAGATAACATTGCTGAGGGGTACTTTTTGCCAAAGAAATATCTGTCAATGACAACCAGAAAATCAGTACAATTCCCAGCATATGACTCATCAAATGATTCATCATCTGAAACCAAAAAAGGATGTTTTGTATTTGATTATAAAGGTGGCAAAGATAATAAAGAACTTGATATTGAAAGTGATCTTGCAAAGTCAATGATAGTCTCAATTAACTCAGAGTCATTCTTCAACAATAGATATCGAGGTCAAAAGAAGGTTACTTTATCAAACGTAGATAAGATTCTATATCCATTTAATGATCAGagatatttaaatgatCCTTTATCGCCAAATGAATTAGCCATAAACTCAAGATAcaatgaaaatattttacaaatcaACGGAATGAAGAATGGTCACCACCTAAATGATATCGAGTTACATCGTAAATCAACTGACCAGACACCCAAATATCAAGGAATGGTGACTAGGAAAAAGGTCTTGAATAACATTAAGTATGCATACGACTCTCCAAGAACAATTCGCCATACACACAAGAGtaaaatgaagaaaaagCATGCGAAGTGGACCTTGGAGGAGAAGGAAAGGTACAAGGAGGCATTTAGAGCATATGGTAAGGATTGGAACAAGCTATATCACGCAATGGCGCCTTATGGTAAGTCTATGGACCAAGTTAAAAACTTCTACCACAAGAATAATTTCAAACGAAGATTCTAA
- a CDS encoding protein kinase, putative (Tap349h10.p1c.cand.204 - score = 69.41;~SMART STYKc (SM00221) at aa 393-647, E()=5.49e-09) produces MMKPLYYNFDKSGNSKKLPNEFNTLTNHKTKLLNLINDEIKYANFELNFINYLFSLNSSLGDDGSESDDLSDLNDKFHLLKFGTDEFFETKYNLKNELEESLKLIDKSLRKRNDYNKYSSDFKHVKESMTNLQTTYFNSLQQRESNMKLLLRLKMFTCNRLNNLNESLKAHESLTPYESLKGYEPMKNFKPTYNEHSTKLVSHMHKNNRNHISKHNLNVDNTNDTEYKQFIKECVNYDFSSTKLNISNTHKYDSSLTILPEFRSPYSTNLLNIFSWTISLDRFKESAKTLFTKYGKSYMPLNVFNNLVLHLIQSLHLRSLCKIPIEHIYEVYNVNSNTMLDFRTFSLLYWEILHALRRSIELYYQPQYRIPDSLMYLNDYDHFHQFVNISDYYSFIKRLSPGRPCNKYVAKELETNDLRVVEIYCKTPDFPPFHEIFSEIDNLKNLQHKNLVKYLAVYHDYNTVYVVTEFCSELSLLNKLNSLETSDFAYSLSFVHNVFTQIVEALVYLHCNNLVHKCLAIDKVMIDDSSSLPIIKIGDYGLTESLDKYKHKSLLSSLHKAPEVIRDNVNQKSNVWSAGIILLFLTTGEFPLNNVKQEVFLDNLSEYLKNSKLFKIDCDLMDLINYMLTYDHNLRPSSYDVLTHHWFNCTNISNTLVNTSYLSRNLRALMEINSYRKICRLVETSNIFQINKLNKFMNTLLLSTDPGDNNLLSYGNFVKALKMQNVQNNIISELVHLTSVNGSDKCRLNDLFDAFKSWRFGEINIFWSICKKFIDENDWSFDSKQFIQVLQESKTSLLMNEEINGFCRSIAIDGKVTYDL; encoded by the exons ATGATGAAAcctttatattataattttgataaatccGGTAATTCTAAGAAACTCCCTAATGAATTCAATACTCTCACAAATcataaaacaaaattacttaatttgattaatgaTGAGATTAAATATGCAAATTTCGAATTGAACTTCATTAACTATCTTTTCTCACTAAATTCTTCACTAg GTGATGATGGGTCTGAATCGGATGATTTATCTGATCTGAATGATAAATTCCATTTGTTGAAATTTGGAACAGATGAATTCTTTGaaactaaatataatttgaaaaatgaaCTTGAAGAATCACTAAAACTGATTGATAAATCTCTAAGGAAGAGAAATGactataataaatattcatcGGACTTTAAACACGTTAAAGAATCCATGACTAATCTTCAAActacatattttaattctcTTCAACAAAGAGAATCAAATATGAAATTACTTCTTagattaaaaatgtttacTTGTAACcgattaaataatttgaatgaaTCTTTAAAGGCTCATGAATCATTAACGCCTTATGAATCATTAAAGGGTTATGAACCaatgaaaaattttaaaccaaCATACAATGAACATAGTACTAAATTAGTATCTCATATGCATAAAAATAATCGAAATCACATTTCAAAGCATAACCTTAATGTTGATAATACCAATGACACTGAgtataaacaatttattaaagaaTGTGTAAACTACGACTTTTCATCAACTAAActtaatatttcaaatactcataaatatgattcttctttaacaattttaccGGAGTTTAGATCACCTTACTCAACAAATTTGCTAAATATCTTTTCATGGACGATTTCATTGGATCGATTCAAAGAATCTGCAAAAACATTATTCACG aaatATGGAAAGAGTTATATGCcattaaatgtatttaaCAATTTGGTTTTACACCTTATCCAATCATTACACCTGCGTAGTCTATGCA aAATTCCAATTGAACATATTTACGAAGTTTATAATGTAAATTCAAACACAATGTTGGACTTTCGAACCTTTTCATTACTg TATTGGGAGATTCTTCACGCATTAAGGCGCTCAATCGAATTATACTATCAACCTCAATACAGAATCCCTGATTCCttaatgtatttaaatgattatgatcattttcatcaatttGTAAACATTTCAG ACTACTACTCGTTTATTAAGAGACTGTCGCCTGGAAGGCCGTGTAACAAGTATGTCGCTAAAGAATTGGAAACCAACGACTTGAGAGTTGTAGAAATCTATTGTAAAACGCCGGACTTTCCACCTTTTCATGAAATTTTCTCAGAAATTGATAACCTCAAAAATCTACAGCATAAAAACCTGGTTAAATATCTTGCAGTCTACCATGACTACAACACAGTCTACGTCGTTACAGa gTTTTGCTCTGAGCTCTCATTACTGAACAAGTTAAATTCACTTGAAACGAGTGATTTTGCTTATTCATTATCCTTTGTTCACAATGTTTTTACACAAATTGTTGAGGCATTGGTTTATTTGCACTGCAACAACTTAGTACACAAATGTTTAGCCATTGATAAAGTCATGATTGATGATTCATCTTCGTTACCTATAATCAAGATTGGAGATTACG GACTTACGGAATCacttgataaatataaacacAAATCGTTGTTATCGAGTTTGCATAAAGCTCCTGAGGTTATTCGTGATAACGTTAACCAAAAAAGTAATGTGTGGTCAGCGGGAATCATTTTACTATTCTTAACAACGG GAGAATTCcctttaaataatgtaaagCAGGAGGTTTTTCTTGATAATTTGTCggaatatttaaaaaattcaaaacTGTTCAAAATTGACTGTGATTTAAtggatttaataaattatatgttGACGTATGACCATAACCTACGGCCTTCTTCTTATGATGTATTAACACATCATTGGTTCAACTGTACTAATATTAGCAATACACTTGTAAACACTTCATATTTGTCAAGAAATCTCAga gCTCTAATGGAGATTAATTCATATCGCAAAATATGTAGATTGGTTGAAACTAGcaatatttttcaaataaacaaattaaataaatttatgaacACTCTTTTATTATCTACTGATCCGggtgataataatttattatcatacGGTAATTTTGTGAAGGCACTAAAAATGCAAAATGTGCAAAACAACATTATATCTGAACTTGTTCACTTAACCTCAGTTAATGGATCAGATAAATGTAGACTGAATg ATTTGTTTGATGCTTTTAAAAGTTGGAGATTTGgagaaattaatattttctgGTCAATATGCAAGAAATTTATAGAT gaAAATGATTGGTCATTTGATTCAAAACAGTTTATACAAGTATTACAAGAATCCAAAACATCATTGTTGATGAATGAAGAAATCAATGGATTCTGCAGATCAATTGCAATTGATGGAAAGGTAACATatgatttataa